In one window of Cytophagaceae bacterium ABcell3 DNA:
- a CDS encoding NUDIX domain-containing protein, producing MKSTGVIIARFQTPYLHEGHYELISRVKEKHNKVVIVLGVSPVKGSLRNPLDFYTREKMVKKEFPDVVVLPLADTRNDERWSLNLDTLLSITFPSEKFLLYGSRDSFISYYSGRLETEEIPQKGALTATALREQISDCVRDSEDFRCGIIYAYANMYPKAYPTVDVALFRDNYSSILLGFREEEGKWRLPGGFTDPEDDDYESAALRELQEECGNLEVSDLKYEKSFKVNDWRYRKESDKIITLLFSCSYAYGNAKAGDDLDKVQWFSLEEVASMMEAGEVATEHFPQLNLLNSKYAKMTTLNT from the coding sequence ATGAAATCAACAGGCGTAATAATTGCAAGGTTCCAGACACCTTACCTACACGAAGGGCATTATGAATTAATCTCTCGGGTAAAAGAAAAGCATAATAAAGTAGTGATTGTCTTAGGGGTGAGCCCTGTAAAAGGATCTTTAAGAAACCCTTTGGATTTCTATACAAGGGAGAAAATGGTAAAAAAAGAATTTCCCGACGTAGTGGTTCTTCCTCTTGCTGATACCCGAAATGATGAACGTTGGTCTCTGAATTTGGACACATTATTATCCATAACTTTCCCAAGTGAAAAGTTTCTTTTATATGGTTCTAGAGACAGTTTCATCTCTTACTATTCAGGAAGGTTAGAGACAGAAGAAATACCACAGAAGGGGGCATTGACAGCAACAGCGCTCAGGGAGCAGATAAGCGATTGCGTAAGAGATTCAGAAGACTTTAGGTGCGGGATCATTTATGCTTATGCCAATATGTACCCCAAGGCCTACCCTACTGTAGATGTAGCGCTGTTCAGGGACAATTATTCATCAATCCTACTCGGTTTCAGGGAGGAAGAGGGAAAATGGAGGTTGCCGGGTGGTTTTACTGACCCTGAAGATGATGACTATGAATCTGCTGCTTTAAGGGAGCTGCAGGAAGAATGTGGCAACCTCGAAGTTTCTGACCTGAAGTATGAAAAAAGCTTCAAAGTAAATGACTGGAGGTACAGAAAAGAAAGTGATAAAATTATAACCTTACTGTTTAGTTGCTCCTATGCTTACGGTAATGCCAAGGCCGGAGATGACCTGGACAAGGTCCAGTGGTTTTCCCTGGAAGAAGTGGCCTCCATGATGGAAGCTGGAGAAGTGGCCACCGAGCATTTCCCACAACTGAATCTGCTGAACAGCAAATATGCAAAAATGACAACTTTAAACACCTAA
- a CDS encoding nicotinate phosphoribosyltransferase — MNTTKKENLILLADAYKYSHHKLYYPGTTKIYSYLESRGGVFDETVFYGLQYYLKKYLEGQVITKADIDEAEEVLTQVFGRDDVFDRSIFDYIVDKYDGKLPVRIKAVKEGVSVPVSNVMLTIESTDPKCFWLTNFLETVLMQIWYPITVATLSREIKKVISLYYAETASEGAEAGIPFVLNDFGFRGVSSVESGGLGGSAHLINFKGSDTILGSVFAKRFYKAKEIAGVSVPATEHSICTLLGEKGEKDIFKHVLDTFPSGIVACVSDSFNIFRACEEYWGEDLKEKVMERNGTLVIRPDSGDPVQTLLKVFEILFTKFGFSLNEKGYKVLPPQIRVIQGDGINYDSIKEIYASLKENGISAENLVLGMGGALLQKVDRDTQKFAIKCSYAEVNGEEVQVRKSPVEMDDKGNIVKSFKKSKGGKLKLVLENGRYSTVAENEFPELPDQLEVVFENGEIKKEHTFEEIRDRAALAENKAVAV; from the coding sequence ATGAACACTACTAAAAAAGAAAACCTCATTTTATTGGCTGACGCATATAAGTACTCTCACCACAAGTTGTACTATCCAGGAACCACTAAAATCTACTCTTATCTAGAAAGCCGCGGAGGCGTTTTTGATGAAACTGTTTTCTATGGACTCCAATATTATCTAAAAAAATACCTGGAAGGACAGGTAATAACCAAGGCAGATATAGATGAAGCCGAAGAAGTCCTGACGCAGGTGTTTGGCCGTGATGATGTTTTTGACAGGTCTATTTTTGACTACATAGTTGACAAATATGACGGAAAGCTTCCTGTCAGGATCAAGGCTGTTAAGGAAGGGGTTTCTGTACCTGTCTCAAATGTTATGCTAACCATTGAAAGCACAGACCCTAAGTGTTTCTGGCTTACTAATTTTCTTGAAACAGTTCTTATGCAGATATGGTATCCGATTACCGTTGCAACACTTTCTAGGGAAATCAAGAAAGTAATCAGCCTATATTACGCAGAAACTGCATCTGAAGGGGCCGAAGCTGGAATACCTTTTGTGCTCAACGATTTCGGTTTCCGCGGAGTGAGTTCGGTGGAAAGCGGAGGCCTTGGAGGGTCAGCCCACCTCATCAATTTTAAAGGGAGCGACACTATTTTAGGTTCTGTGTTTGCCAAAAGGTTTTATAAGGCCAAAGAGATAGCCGGAGTATCTGTACCTGCCACAGAGCACTCTATCTGCACGTTGCTCGGAGAAAAAGGGGAAAAAGATATTTTTAAGCACGTGCTGGACACTTTCCCATCCGGGATTGTAGCCTGTGTTTCTGATTCTTTCAACATTTTCAGGGCATGTGAAGAATATTGGGGCGAGGATTTGAAGGAAAAAGTCATGGAAAGAAACGGTACCTTGGTGATACGCCCTGACTCAGGCGATCCTGTACAGACGCTTTTGAAGGTTTTTGAAATCCTCTTCACGAAATTCGGTTTTAGCCTCAATGAAAAAGGATACAAAGTGCTTCCACCTCAAATCAGGGTCATACAGGGAGACGGGATAAACTATGACAGCATAAAAGAAATCTATGCCAGCTTAAAGGAAAACGGCATTTCTGCTGAAAACCTTGTGCTTGGTATGGGTGGCGCCTTGCTACAGAAGGTGGACAGGGATACGCAAAAATTTGCGATAAAGTGTTCTTATGCCGAAGTGAACGGAGAAGAAGTACAAGTGAGGAAGTCACCGGTTGAAATGGACGACAAGGGCAACATAGTTAAATCCTTCAAAAAATCTAAAGGCGGAAAACTAAAGCTCGTCTTGGAAAACGGTAGATATTCGACAGTGGCCGAAAATGAATTCCCTGAGCTGCCTGACCAACTAGAGGTGGTTTTTGAAAATGGCGAAATCAAAAAGGAACACACATTTGAAGAGATCAGGGATAGAGCCGCACTTGCTGAAAATAAAGCTGTGGCTGTTTAA
- a CDS encoding carboxypeptidase-like regulatory domain-containing protein, whose translation MSSKLFIILFFLLSGTLLSYGQNAVFEGAVTDEDGKALELVNVFVEETGASAITDEQGSFSFSVPVGKTYTFTFFYTGYKFKSYTLDALEEKVYKMDIALEEDIYELDHVEIEGQRQRYKDERRQASTFKLDPKVPKYVPSAFNDFNRVLATLPGVMSNNELSSQYAVRGGSFDENLVYVNEIEIYRPFLVRAGQQEGLSFVNPDLVEDVSFSAGGWQPRYGDKLSSVLAIKYKDPTRFKGSVSAGLLGGTAHLENSSKNRRVSWVIGARQKSSQYLLNSLPVEGEYFPRFHDVQSFITFDLTKRKDSLDFEKRTTISLLGSYARNRYNVIPATRETRFGTFFEPMNLQVAFGGQEVLDYDTWQGGIKFSHRTKDQKFRTNLIVSGFLSQEREFFDVEYAYRFCDIVRDGDFNNCAFTRGIGGGMDHARNRLTAQALNITSQNEIVLNKKNSIEVGFTQTFEDINDRLMEYGWVDSAGYVEMAYYMNNEINLTSQRTQVFAQHTIKPDTNQLLTYGVRLNYWSFNNQLLVSPRIQYSIAPKSKKDLILKFAGGVYQQPPFYRELRNREGQINHDIRAQTSYHAIVGSDLLFTAWGRTFKFISEAYFKYMTNVIPYDMDNVRLRYFGDNVATAYAAGADFRVSGEFIRGAESWISLGLLTTRENVEGDGRGYIRRPTDQRVTFSMFFQDHIPNNPSMKMYLKTVFGSGLPFGPPNSVEYRAAFNMPFYHRVDIGFSKLISFVDRSVDRSTFFESLWISLEVLNLTGANNTISYLWVNDLESNSYAIPNTLSQRFFNLRVMARF comes from the coding sequence ATGAGTTCAAAGCTTTTCATAATATTATTTTTTTTACTTTCAGGAACTTTATTATCCTACGGTCAAAACGCTGTCTTTGAGGGCGCAGTAACCGATGAGGACGGCAAAGCGCTTGAACTTGTCAACGTATTTGTTGAGGAGACGGGTGCCTCTGCTATTACGGATGAGCAAGGAAGTTTTAGCTTTAGTGTGCCTGTCGGAAAAACGTATACTTTTACTTTCTTTTACACGGGGTACAAATTCAAAAGCTATACTCTGGATGCCCTGGAAGAAAAAGTGTACAAGATGGACATAGCTCTTGAAGAGGATATCTATGAGCTGGATCATGTGGAAATCGAAGGCCAGCGCCAACGGTATAAAGATGAACGGCGGCAAGCCAGTACTTTTAAATTAGACCCTAAAGTCCCCAAGTATGTTCCTTCGGCTTTCAATGACTTTAACCGTGTTTTAGCCACCCTTCCGGGGGTAATGTCCAACAATGAGCTTTCTTCGCAATATGCAGTACGTGGAGGTAGCTTTGACGAAAACCTGGTATATGTTAATGAAATAGAAATTTACCGTCCTTTTTTGGTGCGTGCAGGACAGCAGGAGGGGTTGAGCTTTGTAAACCCCGATCTGGTGGAAGATGTGAGCTTCTCTGCTGGGGGATGGCAGCCAAGGTATGGGGACAAGCTTTCTTCTGTGCTTGCCATTAAGTATAAAGACCCAACTAGGTTCAAGGGTTCTGTTTCCGCCGGTCTGTTGGGAGGAACGGCCCATCTTGAGAACTCTTCAAAAAATAGACGGGTCAGTTGGGTGATAGGTGCCAGACAAAAGTCTAGCCAGTATCTTTTAAACTCATTGCCTGTAGAAGGAGAGTATTTTCCCCGGTTTCATGATGTGCAGTCATTCATAACTTTTGACCTTACCAAGCGAAAAGACTCCCTTGATTTTGAGAAAAGAACGACCATTAGCCTATTGGGCTCTTATGCCCGTAACCGTTACAATGTTATACCAGCCACAAGAGAAACCCGGTTTGGTACTTTTTTCGAACCTATGAATCTGCAGGTGGCTTTTGGCGGCCAAGAAGTGTTGGACTATGATACGTGGCAGGGAGGGATAAAATTTTCGCATAGAACCAAAGACCAAAAATTCAGGACCAACCTTATTGTATCTGGTTTTTTGTCTCAAGAAAGGGAGTTTTTTGATGTAGAATACGCTTATAGGTTTTGCGATATCGTAAGGGACGGTGATTTTAACAATTGTGCCTTTACCAGGGGGATTGGTGGGGGAATGGACCACGCCAGAAACCGGTTGACTGCCCAGGCCCTTAATATTACCAGCCAGAATGAAATAGTCCTTAATAAAAAGAACAGTATTGAAGTAGGCTTTACCCAAACCTTTGAAGACATTAATGACCGTCTTATGGAGTATGGATGGGTCGATTCTGCAGGTTATGTGGAAATGGCCTATTATATGAACAACGAAATAAACCTGACTTCTCAGAGGACTCAGGTGTTTGCGCAGCATACCATTAAGCCGGATACAAACCAATTGCTGACCTACGGGGTGCGGTTAAACTACTGGAGCTTTAACAACCAGTTGTTGGTCAGTCCAAGGATACAGTACAGTATAGCCCCCAAAAGTAAAAAAGACCTGATATTGAAGTTTGCAGGCGGGGTTTACCAGCAGCCTCCATTTTACCGTGAACTAAGAAATAGGGAAGGGCAGATCAACCACGATATCCGTGCGCAAACGTCTTACCATGCCATTGTAGGGAGCGACCTGTTGTTTACCGCTTGGGGCAGGACTTTTAAGTTTATTAGCGAAGCCTACTTTAAGTATATGACCAATGTAATCCCCTATGACATGGACAATGTCCGCTTACGTTATTTTGGGGACAATGTGGCGACTGCCTATGCTGCGGGTGCAGATTTCAGGGTGAGTGGGGAATTTATCCGGGGTGCTGAATCATGGATCAGCCTTGGTCTTTTGACAACCCGTGAAAATGTGGAAGGCGATGGACGTGGCTACATTAGAAGGCCTACTGACCAAAGGGTCACTTTTTCCATGTTTTTCCAAGACCATATACCTAACAACCCTTCTATGAAAATGTACTTGAAGACGGTCTTTGGTAGTGGACTTCCTTTTGGTCCGCCAAATTCGGTAGAGTACCGTGCGGCTTTTAATATGCCATTTTACCATAGGGTAGATATAGGCTTTTCTAAATTGATCAGCTTTGTGGACCGCTCGGTAGACCGTTCTACTTTTTTTGAATCTCTTTGGATCAGTTTGGAAGTATTAAACCTTACGGGGGCGAACAACACTATTTCCTATTTATGGGTCAACGACCTCGAGTCTAACAGCTATGCTATTCCCAATACACTTTCTCAAAGGTTCTTTAATCTAAGGGTAATGGCAAGGTTTTAA
- the rpe gene encoding ribulose-phosphate 3-epimerase, which translates to MNPIIAPSVLAADFARLHSDIEMINNSQADWFHIDIMDGVFVPNISFGFPVLEAINKYAQKPLDVHLMIVQPEKYLEQFKKAGAANITVHYEACPHLHRTLQEIKDLGCKAGVALNPHTPVHVLEDIIADIDLVCLMSVNPGFGGQKFIPKTYDKVRKLKSMIEENNASTLIEIDGGVNNKNAKELISCGAEVLVAGSFVFNAENPAQVIVDLKQQV; encoded by the coding sequence ATGAATCCGATAATAGCTCCCTCAGTACTGGCAGCAGACTTTGCCAGACTTCATTCAGACATAGAGATGATCAACAACAGTCAGGCCGACTGGTTTCATATAGATATAATGGACGGGGTTTTTGTTCCCAATATTTCATTTGGCTTTCCTGTTTTAGAGGCCATTAACAAATATGCCCAAAAGCCCTTGGACGTACATCTTATGATCGTACAACCTGAAAAGTATCTGGAACAGTTTAAAAAAGCAGGAGCTGCAAATATTACCGTGCATTACGAAGCTTGCCCACATTTGCACAGAACCCTTCAGGAAATAAAAGACTTGGGCTGCAAAGCTGGTGTTGCACTTAATCCTCATACGCCTGTACATGTATTAGAAGATATCATTGCGGATATAGATTTGGTTTGCCTTATGTCGGTAAACCCTGGTTTTGGAGGACAAAAATTCATTCCAAAGACCTATGATAAGGTAAGAAAGTTAAAGTCAATGATCGAAGAGAACAATGCTTCAACGCTAATAGAAATAGATGGTGGTGTAAATAATAAAAATGCCAAAGAATTGATTAGCTGTGGGGCAGAGGTTCTTGTGGCGGGTAGCTTTGTATTTAATGCAGAAAATCCCGCTCAGGTTATCGTTGATCTCAAGCAACAGGTATAA